A window from Flavobacterium gyeonganense encodes these proteins:
- a CDS encoding alpha/beta fold hydrolase, producing MKTKSILIIVFMLIVSRPVFSQTAFKVEVKGKGNPVLLFPGFGCTGEVWNETIAELSKNYECHVFTFAGFGNVPPIEDPWLSTIKDQVINYVKTKKLKKATLIGHSLGGTLSLWLASTETDLFKKAIIVDALPANAVLMIPNYKGDIIPYDNPQSKMILAMDANAFNAMNTQSVSYMCFNKEKQKIIAEWMKTADRKTYVYGYIDMLNLDLRKEIAKIKIPVVILAATNPDINTVQNTYKSQYENLPSAKIYYAEKAAHFVMYDQPEWFMEKIKSEIK from the coding sequence ATGAAAACAAAATCAATCTTAATTATCGTATTTATGCTTATCGTTTCAAGACCTGTTTTTTCTCAAACTGCCTTTAAGGTAGAGGTGAAAGGAAAAGGTAATCCTGTTTTATTATTCCCTGGCTTTGGCTGTACAGGAGAAGTATGGAATGAAACGATAGCCGAATTGTCTAAAAACTACGAATGCCACGTTTTTACTTTTGCAGGATTTGGAAATGTTCCTCCAATTGAAGACCCTTGGTTGTCTACTATAAAGGATCAGGTTATTAATTATGTAAAAACTAAAAAATTAAAGAAAGCCACATTAATTGGTCATAGTTTGGGAGGAACTTTGAGTTTATGGTTGGCATCTACAGAAACTGATTTGTTCAAAAAAGCAATTATTGTTGATGCATTACCTGCAAATGCAGTTTTAATGATCCCTAATTACAAAGGAGATATTATTCCTTATGACAACCCGCAGAGCAAGATGATCCTTGCTATGGATGCAAACGCATTCAATGCTATGAATACCCAGTCGGTTTCTTACATGTGTTTTAATAAAGAAAAGCAAAAAATAATTGCAGAATGGATGAAAACTGCGGATAGAAAAACCTATGTTTATGGTTATATTGACATGCTTAATTTAGATTTACGAAAAGAAATTGCTAAAATTAAAATTCCGGTAGTGATTCTCGCAGCGACAAATCCAGATATTAATACCGTACAAAATACCTATAAGAGTCAATACGAAAATTTACCTTCCGCTAAAATTTATTACGCAGAAAAAGCGGCTCATTTTGTAATGTATGATCAGCCGGAGTGGTTTATGGAAAAAATAAAATCAGAAATAAAATAA
- a CDS encoding YcxB family protein has translation MYLLYLSKGQTLFFPKRIFETPEDENWFRNEVFFEDQKQIKFCRSLFLSSIKNSPVID, from the coding sequence ATTTATCTTTTATATCTATCAAAAGGTCAGACATTGTTTTTTCCAAAACGAATTTTTGAAACACCGGAAGATGAAAATTGGTTTAGAAATGAAGTATTTTTTGAAGATCAAAAACAGATAAAATTTTGTAGAAGTCTTTTTCTTTCAAGCATAAAAAATTCTCCAGTTATTGATTGA
- a CDS encoding HAD family hydrolase, with protein MSQQCVIFDMDGVICHTNPHHVVAFEAFFDKYQIQYTQEEFEEHMYGKHNGYIMTHFFKRTVAGEELASLEFEKEAIFREIYKDKVETIPHYLKFLEELKSRGFKTAVATSAPRANLDLIITALQIKDKMDSMLSSEDVKHHKPDPEVYLESAARVGLSPADCVVFEDSFSGVSAAINAGMKVVGVLSTHTKEQLPPCDFYINDYSEINVDKILELLEK; from the coding sequence ATGAGCCAGCAATGTGTAATTTTTGATATGGATGGCGTGATATGCCACACTAATCCACATCATGTAGTCGCCTTCGAAGCCTTTTTCGATAAATACCAAATTCAATATACACAGGAAGAATTTGAAGAACATATGTACGGAAAACATAACGGATACATCATGACACATTTCTTCAAACGTACCGTTGCGGGAGAAGAATTAGCCAGTCTTGAATTTGAAAAAGAAGCTATCTTCCGTGAAATATATAAAGACAAAGTAGAAACAATTCCGCATTATCTGAAGTTTTTAGAAGAACTAAAATCTCGCGGATTCAAAACAGCTGTCGCAACCTCTGCACCGCGTGCTAACCTGGATTTAATAATAACCGCTTTACAGATAAAAGACAAAATGGACTCGATGTTGTCCAGTGAAGATGTAAAACATCATAAACCTGATCCGGAAGTATATTTAGAATCAGCAGCGCGTGTAGGCCTTTCTCCGGCTGATTGTGTCGTTTTTGAGGATTCTTTTTCGGGAGTTTCAGCTGCAATCAATGCAGGAATGAAGGTAGTTGGCGTTTTGAGTACCCATACTAAAGAACAATTGCCACCATGTGATTTTTATATTAATGATTATAGTGAAATTAATGTGGATAAGATTTTAGAATTGTTGGAGAAATAA
- a CDS encoding type III pantothenate kinase — MVLTVDVGNTRIKAAVFEGSTVLGSFVFEKDQLEKEIKKILKKFQNCSDLVVASVGNIEKQSFLAFEKQLAIHFLTHEDPFPFINKYATPKTLGIDRMVLAAGATLQFPKQNRLVIDAGTCITYDFIDESDHYWGGAISPGLRLRYEALHNYTARLPLLSLEVPESYIGNTTAQAIHSGVVNGFVYEIDGFIDEYRTNFPNFIIILTGGDTDFLAKRLKNTIFANSNFLLESLNQTFQYKINND, encoded by the coding sequence ATGGTTTTAACAGTTGATGTTGGTAATACCCGAATTAAAGCTGCTGTCTTTGAGGGAAGTACTGTTCTTGGTAGTTTTGTTTTTGAGAAAGACCAGCTTGAAAAAGAAATTAAAAAAATTTTAAAAAAATTTCAAAACTGCTCAGATTTGGTAGTGGCATCAGTCGGAAATATCGAAAAACAGTCTTTTCTGGCTTTCGAAAAACAGCTTGCCATTCATTTTTTGACGCACGAAGATCCATTCCCTTTCATAAATAAATATGCAACACCAAAAACCTTAGGGATAGACAGGATGGTTTTAGCCGCCGGTGCAACTTTGCAGTTCCCAAAACAAAACAGATTGGTTATTGATGCCGGCACTTGTATTACCTATGATTTTATCGACGAATCGGATCATTATTGGGGCGGTGCCATTTCGCCCGGCTTACGATTACGGTATGAAGCATTGCATAATTATACTGCAAGACTGCCTTTGCTGTCTTTAGAAGTTCCGGAATCCTATATCGGTAATACTACTGCACAGGCGATACATTCAGGTGTTGTAAATGGTTTCGTCTATGAGATTGACGGTTTTATCGATGAATATCGTACAAATTTTCCAAATTTTATAATAATTTTAACGGGAGGCGATACAGATTTTTTGGCTAAACGATTAAAAAATACCATATTTGCCAATTCAAATTTCTTGCTTGAGAGTTTGAACCAAACATTTCAATATAAAATCAACAATGATTAA
- the lptC gene encoding LPS export ABC transporter periplasmic protein LptC gives MNLPKRYTIITVVTVFTVTLFFGCESNFKEVQKINYSEFFPATDADTINIKYTDSGRITGVLKSRKMLDYASVDFPFTEFPKGIDVTLYDKKQKRTFILANYAVSYKETGIIDLQGKVKITSEAGQVLETEQLYFDQKNEWFYTERKFKLTDAKGVSYGQGIDFSKDFKVINSQRVSGEIEADED, from the coding sequence ATGAATTTACCAAAAAGATATACTATTATAACCGTTGTCACAGTTTTTACTGTGACACTGTTTTTTGGGTGTGAAAGTAATTTTAAAGAAGTCCAGAAAATTAATTATTCAGAATTTTTTCCGGCTACAGATGCTGATACAATCAATATAAAATATACAGATTCAGGGCGCATCACCGGCGTTCTCAAAAGTCGCAAAATGCTGGATTATGCAAGCGTTGATTTTCCTTTTACAGAATTTCCTAAAGGAATTGATGTTACATTATATGATAAAAAACAAAAGCGCACTTTTATTTTAGCTAATTATGCTGTTTCATATAAAGAGACAGGAATAATTGATTTACAGGGAAAAGTAAAAATTACTTCTGAAGCCGGGCAGGTACTTGAAACAGAGCAATTGTATTTTGATCAGAAAAATGAATGGTTTTATACGGAAAGAAAATTTAAACTGACAGATGCAAAAGGAGTCTCGTATGGTCAGGGAATCGATTTTAGCAAGGATTTTAAAGTGATAAATTCACAAAGAGTAAGCGGGGAAATTGAAGCCGACGAAGATTAA
- a CDS encoding hemolysin family protein, whose product MEISIIILCLILSAFFSGMEIAFVSSNKIYLEIEKKQDNFISRILTKLTEKPSKFIAAMLIGNNVALVVYGFFTADLILKCITNLGYQFSGYTNLFLLTLIATFIILITAEFFPKVFFQIYANSLIRIFAVPAYIFYRLFYYVSTFFIWISDLILRKFFKTEGDQVQLFFSKTELGNYITEQMNAVEDNEEVDSEIQIFQNALEFSGLKARDIMTPRTEIADIDLFDSVSDLKALFIETGYSKIIVSQNSLDDIVGYVHSFDLFKKPKSIKSVLMAVEFVPETILIKDALSLLIKKRKNVAVVLDEYGGTSGIITIEDIVEELFGEIEDEHDLDEELIEEELEGGKYLFSARLDVAYLNETYKLEIPESDSYGTLGGFIVDFAKDIPEKGEKISIGNYFFVIEECSNKKIELVKMTVKE is encoded by the coding sequence ATGGAAATTAGTATTATAATACTATGTTTAATACTATCAGCCTTTTTTTCGGGAATGGAAATAGCTTTTGTTTCCTCTAATAAGATTTATCTAGAGATAGAAAAAAAACAGGATAATTTTATTTCCCGAATATTAACGAAACTTACCGAAAAACCATCTAAGTTTATTGCAGCAATGCTTATTGGCAATAATGTAGCGTTGGTTGTTTATGGTTTTTTTACCGCAGATTTGATTCTGAAATGCATCACAAATTTAGGATATCAGTTTTCTGGTTACACAAATTTGTTTCTTCTCACTTTAATAGCTACGTTTATTATTCTAATTACTGCGGAGTTTTTTCCAAAGGTTTTTTTTCAGATTTATGCTAATTCCTTAATTCGGATTTTTGCTGTTCCTGCTTATATTTTTTATCGGTTATTCTATTATGTCTCCACTTTTTTTATCTGGATTTCAGATTTAATTCTAAGAAAATTTTTTAAGACTGAAGGCGATCAGGTACAGCTGTTTTTTAGTAAAACGGAACTCGGGAATTATATTACTGAGCAGATGAATGCTGTTGAAGACAATGAAGAAGTAGATTCTGAAATTCAGATTTTCCAAAACGCATTAGAATTTTCAGGTTTGAAAGCGCGTGATATAATGACTCCCAGAACAGAAATTGCGGACATTGATTTATTCGATAGTGTGTCCGATCTCAAGGCGTTATTTATAGAAACAGGCTATTCTAAGATTATTGTAAGTCAAAATTCTCTTGATGATATTGTAGGTTATGTGCATTCTTTCGATTTGTTTAAGAAACCAAAATCAATAAAATCAGTTTTAATGGCAGTTGAGTTTGTGCCTGAAACAATTTTGATAAAAGATGCCTTAAGCCTGCTTATCAAAAAAAGAAAAAATGTTGCTGTTGTTTTAGATGAATATGGAGGGACTTCAGGCATTATTACCATTGAAGATATTGTTGAGGAACTTTTTGGCGAAATTGAAGATGAACATGATCTGGATGAAGAATTGATAGAAGAGGAATTAGAGGGAGGGAAATATCTTTTTTCTGCCAGGCTTGATGTGGCTTATCTTAATGAAACATACAAATTAGAAATTCCCGAAAGTGATTCTTATGGGACTTTAGGAGGGTTTATTGTAGATTTTGCGAAGGATATTCCTGAAAAAGGCGAAAAAATCAGCATTGGAAACTATTTCTTCGTGATAGAAGAATGTTCTAACAAGAAAATCGAATTAGTAAAAATGACTGTAAAAGAATAA
- a CDS encoding peptidylprolyl isomerase: MAVLAKIRQRSALLIGVIALALFAFIIQDLFNSGTFGQSSKDVGSIDGKDISFEDFRVKVSNVEKSGQGITSTEAANRVWDQEVSIALLSAQFDKLGLRVGEKHLLEVLKSDPNIGKNPIFLNAAGMFDIAKFKEYFKANPEAAQFITEKEKDATLNAKFQIYNTLVKSGLYTTASEGKLKYEMEANKVDFSYAAALYSSIKDSEVKISDSEIVDYMKKNEKKFKADATREIQYVLVEDKPSKEDEAEIKAKITSLLNGRVEYNAKTGKNDTLPGFRNAKNIAEFVNANSDVPYDSTYIAKNSLPAVDADKLFSLAPGQIYGPYVFGKYYAISKSLGFKAGVNAKASHILIGYEGSQTPNQKEKRTKEEAKAKAEDILKQVQANPDSFMMLAFTSSDDSSAQQGGDLGYFGPNQMVKPFNDFVFSNGIGKVGLVETPFGFHVIKITDKQDGIRLATIAQKIQPSEATSDKVFTLATKFEMDAADKDFNATAKQLGLKVEAPVTAKAMDESFGPLGNQRAIVRWAFDKETKEGDVKRFEIANIGHVIAQYKSENKSGLVSVTLARPYVEPILKNKKKAEILKAKMTGSSIEAIAKSAGVKVQQATNVTLDNPVLPGGVGQEPKVVGNAFALAANKVSAPIEGNTGVYVVKNIKTIKAPALPNHAEYVSKVKAQSASDASRILLALKNNAKIEDNRLQFNY, from the coding sequence ATGGCAGTTTTAGCAAAAATTAGACAGCGTTCCGCATTATTGATAGGAGTTATTGCACTTGCATTATTTGCATTTATAATACAGGATCTTTTCAATAGCGGTACTTTTGGTCAAAGTTCAAAAGATGTTGGAAGCATCGATGGAAAGGATATTTCATTTGAAGACTTTAGAGTTAAAGTTAGTAATGTTGAAAAAAGTGGACAAGGGATTACTTCTACTGAAGCTGCAAACAGAGTATGGGATCAGGAAGTTTCAATCGCTTTATTGTCAGCCCAATTTGATAAATTAGGATTGAGAGTAGGAGAGAAACACCTTTTGGAAGTTTTAAAATCGGATCCTAATATTGGTAAAAATCCAATATTCCTGAATGCTGCAGGTATGTTTGATATTGCAAAATTCAAAGAATACTTTAAAGCAAATCCTGAAGCAGCTCAGTTTATTACTGAAAAAGAAAAAGATGCTACCTTAAATGCGAAATTCCAAATCTACAATACACTTGTAAAATCAGGTCTTTATACTACAGCAAGCGAAGGAAAGCTGAAATATGAAATGGAAGCTAATAAAGTAGATTTTTCATATGCTGCTGCCTTATATTCTTCTATTAAAGATAGTGAAGTAAAAATTTCTGACTCAGAGATTGTGGATTACATGAAGAAAAACGAGAAAAAATTTAAAGCAGATGCTACTCGTGAAATTCAGTATGTATTAGTAGAAGATAAACCTTCTAAAGAAGATGAAGCTGAAATTAAAGCTAAAATTACATCATTATTAAACGGAAGAGTAGAGTACAATGCTAAAACTGGTAAAAATGATACATTACCTGGATTTAGAAATGCTAAAAACATTGCTGAATTTGTAAATGCTAATTCAGACGTGCCTTACGATTCAACGTATATCGCTAAAAATTCTTTACCTGCAGTTGACGCTGATAAATTATTCAGTTTAGCTCCAGGTCAGATTTATGGACCATATGTTTTTGGAAAATACTATGCTATTTCTAAATCTTTAGGATTTAAAGCAGGTGTTAACGCAAAAGCAAGTCATATCTTAATTGGATATGAAGGATCTCAGACTCCAAACCAGAAAGAAAAGAGAACAAAAGAAGAAGCTAAAGCTAAAGCTGAAGATATTTTAAAACAAGTTCAGGCTAATCCTGATAGTTTTATGATGCTTGCTTTTACAAGCTCTGATGACTCATCTGCACAGCAAGGTGGTGATTTAGGATATTTTGGTCCAAACCAGATGGTAAAACCATTTAATGATTTTGTATTCAGTAACGGAATTGGAAAAGTTGGTTTGGTTGAAACTCCTTTCGGATTCCACGTTATCAAAATTACAGATAAACAAGACGGAATTCGTTTAGCTACAATTGCTCAAAAAATTCAGCCTTCTGAAGCAACATCTGATAAAGTATTTACACTGGCAACTAAATTTGAAATGGATGCTGCTGATAAAGATTTTAATGCTACTGCTAAACAATTAGGATTAAAAGTTGAAGCTCCTGTAACGGCTAAAGCTATGGATGAATCTTTTGGGCCATTAGGAAACCAGCGTGCTATTGTAAGATGGGCATTTGATAAAGAAACAAAAGAAGGAGATGTTAAACGTTTTGAAATAGCAAATATTGGCCACGTAATTGCACAATACAAAAGCGAAAACAAATCAGGTTTAGTATCTGTTACACTGGCAAGACCTTATGTAGAGCCAATCCTTAAAAACAAGAAAAAAGCAGAAATCTTAAAAGCTAAAATGACAGGTTCAAGTATTGAAGCTATCGCTAAGAGTGCAGGAGTAAAAGTGCAACAAGCAACAAATGTTACTTTAGATAATCCGGTATTGCCTGGAGGTGTGGGTCAGGAGCCTAAAGTAGTAGGTAATGCATTTGCATTAGCTGCTAATAAAGTATCTGCTCCAATTGAAGGAAATACAGGTGTATATGTTGTGAAAAATATTAAAACAATTAAAGCACCAGCATTGCCAAATCATGCTGAGTATGTATCTAAGGTGAAAGCTCAAAGCGCATCTGATGCAAGCAGAATTTTACTAGCTTTAAAAAATAACGCTAAAATCGAAGACAACAGATTGCAGTTTAATTACTAA
- a CDS encoding GYDIA family GHMP kinase translates to MKTTFYSNGKLLITGEYLVLDGAKALALPTKFGQNLIIENSSDKKIQWKSYNVDGKIWFEDIISFDEIINNINAATESVKTTLVTILHEAYLLNPVFIENANGYKVTTELTFPKNWGLGTSSTLLNNIAQWTQIDAFTLLKNSFGGSGYDIACAQNDTPIIYHLENNLPIVEPINFYPDYTQNIYFVYLNKKQSSKRAINAYYNNKNNHLAKNIIDNNRITNAVIEAKTIREFAHALENHEIHLSDILEVQTIKEKTFPDFNGVVKSLGAWGGDFVMVVSKENPKAYFNSRGYETILTYDEMIL, encoded by the coding sequence ATGAAAACAACCTTTTACAGCAACGGAAAACTTTTAATTACAGGAGAATATTTAGTTCTTGACGGGGCAAAAGCTTTGGCATTGCCCACAAAATTTGGTCAAAACCTGATTATAGAAAATAGCTCAGACAAGAAAATTCAATGGAAAAGTTACAATGTTGACGGAAAAATCTGGTTTGAAGATATTATTTCGTTCGATGAAATAATTAATAATATAAATGCAGCAACTGAATCTGTAAAAACAACGTTGGTTACTATTTTACACGAAGCCTATCTTTTAAATCCTGTTTTCATAGAGAATGCCAACGGATACAAAGTCACTACAGAACTTACCTTTCCAAAAAACTGGGGACTTGGTACATCTTCTACCTTATTAAACAATATTGCGCAGTGGACACAAATTGATGCTTTTACTTTGCTTAAAAATAGTTTTGGAGGCAGCGGCTATGATATTGCCTGTGCACAAAATGACACACCTATTATCTATCACCTGGAAAACAACTTACCAATTGTAGAACCCATAAACTTTTATCCTGATTATACTCAAAACATCTATTTTGTTTATCTAAATAAAAAACAAAGCAGTAAAAGAGCCATTAACGCGTACTACAATAATAAAAACAATCATTTAGCCAAAAATATAATCGACAATAACAGAATTACAAATGCAGTCATCGAAGCAAAAACAATAAGAGAATTTGCTCATGCATTGGAAAATCACGAAATACATTTGAGTGATATACTAGAAGTGCAGACTATTAAAGAAAAAACTTTTCCCGATTTTAACGGAGTAGTTAAAAGTCTTGGTGCCTGGGGCGGTGATTTTGTGATGGTCGTTTCTAAAGAAAATCCCAAAGCTTATTTTAACTCTAGAGGTTATGAAACTATCCTTACTTATGACGAAATGATATTGTAA
- a CDS encoding hydroxymethylglutaryl-CoA reductase, degradative encodes MNNAVAGFSKLSKKEKINWIAKEFFSNPEEAQNIIRNYWNSDEKLQQLHDEFIENTITNLYIPLGVAPNFLINGKYKTIPMAIEESSVVAAASKSAKYWATRGGFKATVIDTEKIGQVHFTFSGDAQKLEELFNQIKPKFFSDTQSITKNMQQRGGGILDIQLKDKRNLLENYFQLHATFETKDSMGANFINSCLEQFATTLKEEAQNADMDVRVIMSILSNYVPNCIVRAEVSCPVEDLTEKHISNPRDFAERFVQAVQIAEAEPFRAVTHNKGIMNGVDAVVLATGNDFRAVEAAVHAYASKNGQYSSLSHAKIEKGIFTFWLEIPLALGTVGGLTSLHPLVKLCLEILQKPSSKELMEIVAVAGLAQNFAALRSLTTTGIQEGHMKMHLNNIINQFEATEEERHLIKAHFKKTAISHSAVVEFIENLRK; translated from the coding sequence ATGAATAACGCTGTTGCCGGATTTTCTAAATTATCCAAAAAAGAAAAAATTAACTGGATTGCAAAAGAATTTTTTTCAAATCCTGAAGAGGCACAAAATATAATAAGAAATTACTGGAATTCAGATGAAAAGCTTCAACAGCTGCATGATGAATTTATTGAAAACACCATTACAAATTTATACATTCCGCTTGGAGTTGCCCCAAATTTTCTGATTAATGGCAAATACAAAACGATTCCAATGGCAATTGAAGAAAGTTCTGTTGTTGCTGCGGCATCAAAATCTGCAAAATACTGGGCAACACGTGGCGGCTTCAAAGCAACGGTAATCGATACTGAAAAAATTGGACAGGTTCATTTTACTTTTAGCGGAGATGCTCAAAAACTAGAAGAATTATTTAACCAAATAAAGCCAAAATTCTTTTCTGACACCCAAAGCATTACTAAAAACATGCAGCAGCGTGGCGGGGGAATTCTGGATATCCAATTAAAAGACAAGAGAAATTTGCTTGAGAATTATTTTCAGCTACACGCCACTTTTGAAACGAAAGACAGCATGGGAGCAAATTTTATCAACTCTTGTCTGGAACAATTTGCCACTACTCTAAAAGAAGAAGCTCAAAACGCAGATATGGATGTTAGGGTTATTATGAGTATTTTGTCCAATTATGTCCCAAACTGTATTGTGAGAGCAGAGGTTTCCTGTCCGGTCGAAGATTTAACAGAAAAACATATTAGCAATCCACGGGATTTTGCCGAACGTTTTGTACAGGCTGTACAAATCGCCGAAGCAGAGCCGTTCAGAGCCGTAACACATAATAAAGGTATTATGAATGGTGTCGATGCTGTAGTTTTGGCAACAGGAAATGACTTCAGGGCAGTTGAAGCTGCTGTTCATGCGTATGCTTCAAAAAATGGACAATATTCAAGTTTATCCCACGCTAAAATAGAAAAAGGAATTTTTACTTTCTGGCTCGAAATTCCTCTGGCTCTGGGAACAGTTGGCGGATTGACTTCATTACATCCATTAGTAAAATTGTGTTTAGAAATTTTGCAGAAGCCCTCTTCCAAAGAATTAATGGAGATTGTTGCCGTAGCAGGTTTGGCGCAAAATTTTGCTGCTTTGCGTTCCCTTACTACAACCGGCATTCAGGAAGGCCATATGAAAATGCACCTTAATAATATAATTAACCAATTTGAAGCCACTGAAGAAGAGCGTCATTTAATTAAGGCACATTTTAAAAAAACTGCCATATCTCATAGTGCTGTAGTAGAATTTATTGAAAATTTACGAAAGTAA
- a CDS encoding S9 family peptidase, with the protein MNSGKITVMLLFLIAAAFGQQKITIENIYSGAFRAKGMDELQSLKKSDQYTVLNVDQASRSMQIDLYDFATLKKVSNLIDTKNHTELADGIDSYTFDASEKKILIACNSNQIFRHSFTADYFLYDIASKSLTKLFDFQIQEPTFSPDGTKIAYAKENNLYVYDVASKKSTAITTDGMKNKIINGITDWVYEEEFAFVRAFDWSKDSKKVAYIRFDESQVPEFSMSMFHKDLYPTIETFKYPKAGEKNSEVSLHIFDIAANGTKKVDLTKYNDFYIARLQWTNDNNVLSAQVLNRHQDNLDLLFIDGNTAAAKVVLNEKDKAYVDVTDNLTFLKDNGFIWTSEKDGFNHIYVYDKAGKLKNQVTKGNWEVTSYYGFDEKTKTIFYQSTENGSINRAVYRISLDGKNKIALAAKTGTSAATFSPNFQYFITTFSSNLQPTTYTLNEAKTGKEIQVIEDNKVLAAKLEAYNLPKKEFFVLKTAKGNELNAWILKPKDFDPSKKYPVFMYQYSGPGSQQVNNDWNNTDDYWFLSLTQQGYIVACVDGRGTGFKGADFKKVTQKELGKFEVEDQIDAAKVIGAYPYVDASRIGIFGWSYGGFMASNCIFQGADVFKMAIAVAPVTNWRFYDSVYTERYMQTPQENASGYDNNSPINHVNKLKGKFLLIHGSGDDNVHVQNSMQMMEALIQANKQFDSQIYPDKNHGIYGGKTRIQLYNKMTNFIKENL; encoded by the coding sequence ATGAATTCAGGTAAAATTACTGTAATGCTTTTATTTTTAATTGCTGCCGCTTTTGGACAACAAAAAATAACTATAGAAAATATTTACAGTGGAGCTTTTCGGGCCAAAGGGATGGACGAATTGCAGTCTTTAAAAAAATCAGATCAATATACGGTTTTAAATGTTGATCAGGCGAGCAGAAGTATGCAGATTGATTTATATGATTTTGCCACTCTTAAAAAAGTATCCAATTTAATAGATACAAAAAATCATACTGAACTTGCAGACGGAATTGACAGCTATACATTTGATGCTTCTGAAAAAAAGATTTTAATTGCCTGTAATTCCAATCAGATATTTCGTCATTCATTTACAGCAGATTATTTTTTATATGATATCGCTTCTAAATCTTTAACGAAACTTTTCGACTTTCAGATTCAGGAACCCACTTTTTCGCCGGATGGTACTAAAATTGCTTATGCTAAAGAAAATAATCTTTATGTATATGATGTAGCTTCAAAAAAATCGACAGCAATTACTACTGATGGCATGAAAAACAAAATTATAAACGGTATTACGGATTGGGTTTATGAAGAAGAGTTTGCTTTTGTCCGGGCGTTTGACTGGAGTAAAGACAGTAAAAAAGTAGCCTACATTCGTTTTGATGAAAGTCAGGTTCCGGAATTTTCGATGTCTATGTTTCATAAAGATTTATATCCAACAATCGAAACATTTAAATATCCTAAGGCAGGAGAAAAAAATTCAGAAGTTTCTTTGCATATTTTTGATATAGCCGCAAATGGCACTAAGAAAGTTGATTTAACAAAGTATAATGATTTTTACATCGCAAGGCTGCAATGGACAAATGATAACAATGTTTTATCAGCTCAGGTTTTAAACCGACACCAGGATAATCTTGATTTGCTATTTATTGATGGAAACACAGCTGCCGCAAAAGTAGTTCTAAATGAAAAAGACAAGGCTTATGTTGATGTTACAGATAATTTGACATTCTTAAAAGATAATGGTTTTATCTGGACCAGCGAAAAAGACGGATTTAATCATATTTATGTTTATGATAAAGCCGGGAAACTTAAAAATCAGGTTACAAAAGGAAACTGGGAAGTTACTTCATACTACGGTTTCGATGAAAAAACAAAAACTATTTTCTACCAGTCTACAGAAAATGGTTCTATCAACAGAGCCGTTTATCGTATTTCATTAGATGGAAAAAATAAAATTGCTCTTGCTGCTAAAACAGGTACAAGTGCAGCGACTTTCAGTCCAAATTTCCAATATTTTATTACTACTTTTTCAAGTAATTTACAGCCTACAACTTATACTTTAAATGAAGCGAAAACCGGAAAAGAAATTCAGGTAATTGAAGATAATAAGGTTCTGGCTGCTAAATTGGAAGCTTACAATCTGCCCAAAAAAGAATTCTTTGTTTTAAAAACAGCTAAAGGAAATGAATTAAATGCCTGGATTTTAAAACCAAAAGATTTTGATCCTTCTAAAAAATATCCTGTTTTTATGTACCAATATTCTGGTCCTGGATCTCAACAGGTAAATAATGACTGGAACAATACTGATGATTACTGGTTTCTTTCGCTTACACAGCAAGGTTATATTGTAGCTTGTGTTGATGGAAGAGGGACAGGTTTTAAAGGTGCTGATTTTAAAAAAGTAACACAAAAAGAATTAGGGAAATTTGAGGTAGAAGATCAAATTGATGCTGCGAAAGTAATAGGTGCTTATCCATATGTAGATGCTTCGAGAATTGGAATTTTTGGATGGAGTTATGGCGGGTTTATGGCTTCAAACTGTATTTTTCAGGGAGCCGATGTTTTCAAAATGGCAATCGCCGTTGCTCCGGTAACCAACTGGCGTTTTTATGACAGCGTTTATACCGAAAGATATATGCAGACACCCCAGGAAAATGCAAGCGGATATGATAATAATTCTCCAATCAACCACGTAAATAAATTAAAAGGAAAATTCCTTTTGATTCACGGTTCTGGTGATGATAACGTTCATGTGCAAAATTCAATGCAAATGATGGAAGCGTTAATTCAGGCAAATAAGCAATTCGATTCTCAGATATATCCGGACAAAAATCATGGTATTTATGGCGGAAAAACCAGAATTCAGCTTTATAATAAAATGACTAACTTTATTAAAGAAAATTTATAA